The Anabas testudineus chromosome 14, fAnaTes1.2, whole genome shotgun sequence genome includes a region encoding these proteins:
- the pdzd3b gene encoding PDZ domain containing 3b — MGTRHNMTTSTGLVEIIGLTEKFIFNPKEGIDNPVMVITDDADSVMKPSPRLCVLKREEGESYGFHLQVEQGRQGHIIRNVELGGVAGRSGLQNGDRLLEVNNCYVVNVPNCEVTRKITQSGHQLCLLVLNEEEYERAVSQGQDLRDLAKANKGEDCKPPRLCHITRNPASGLGISFTPVEGQKGHFSVNLVTGGAAEKAGVRKGDRLVWMDGAAVSELTHSALSRMMKKCGNHITILVIDSESEKKYIQLKIPILPSMAVSHNLPYRARKLQLVSGPQGYGFLLRLERTPSGRTFHVLRGMDRDSPAERAGMRDGELLLEVNGESVESLKHEEIVVRVRQSGQQLSITTITTQGLEFYTRLGLSPLLFCEDDAAEKEKESSVPASVAEQSSQKETETPISDTSSKEEEEEEITCL, encoded by the exons gtTTGGTGGAAATCATAGGGTTGACAGA GAAATTTATATTTAATCCTAAAGAGGGAATAGACAACCCAGTGATGGTCATCACAGACGATGCAG ACTCTGTGATGAAGCCCAGCCCACGTTTGTGTGTCCTTAAACGAGAGGAGGGGGAGTCCTATGGCTTTCATCTGCAAGTGGAGCAGGGGCGTCAGGGTCACATCATCAGAAATGTGGAGTTAGGAGGGGTGGCAGGACGAAGTGGGCTTCAAAATGGAGACCGACTCCTGGAAGTCAACAACTGCTATGTTGTCAATGTTCCTAACTGTGAG GTGACCAGGAAGATAACGCAAAGTGGACACCAGTTATGTCTATTAGTATTGAATGAGGAGGAGTATGAAAGGGCTGTATCCCAAGGTCAAGATCTAAGAGATCTGGCAAAGGCAAACAAAGGTGAGGACTGCAAACCTCccagactctgtcacatcaCCAGGAATCCTGCCTCAGGTCTAGGCATCAGCTTCACGCCAGTGGAAG GACAGAAGGGTCACTTTTCTGTGAACCTGGTGacaggaggagcagctgaaaaGGCAGGAGTGCGCAAGGGAGATCGCCTGGTGTGGATGGACGGAGCCGCAGTCTCCGAGCTCACACACTCTGCACTCAGCAGGATG ATGAAAAAATGTGGCAACCACATCACCATCCTAGTGATTGACAGTGAAAGTGAGAAGAAGTACATCCAACTGAAGATTCCCATCCTACCCTCCATGGCTGTTTCACATAACCTGCCGTACAGGGCCAGAAAACTCCAGCTGGTTTCTGGGCCTCAGGGCTACGGGTTCCTCCTCCGCTTGGAGAGGACACCATCGGGACGCACAT TTCATGTTCTGCGTGGGATGGACAGAGACAGTCCAGCAGAAAGGGCAGGTATGAGGGACGGGGAGCTGCTGTTGGAGGTCAACGGCGAGTCAGTGGAGTCACTGAAGCATGAAGAGATTGTggtcagagtgagacagagtgGACAGCAGCTCTCCATTACTACCATCACTACCCAGGGACTAGAGTTTTACACCCGG TTGGGTCTATCGCCGCTTCTCTTCTGTGAGGATGATgcagctgagaaagaaaaggagagcagtGTACCAGCTTCTGTAGCAGAGCAGTCGTcacaaaaagaaactgaaactcCAATCAGTGACACGAGCAGCAAG gaggaggaagaggaagagattACATGTTTGTGA